The following proteins come from a genomic window of Flavobacterium crocinum:
- the uxuA gene encoding mannonate dehydratase, whose protein sequence is MQQTMRWFGPQDNVKLIDIKQAGATGIVTALHQIPVGETWSIEAIKERQEIIRNYGLEWTVVESLPVHEEIKRASGDYLQYVENYKISLQNLAECGIKIITYNFMPILDWVRTNHDFINEDGSKALLYNQDAFTFFDVFLLKRPNSENDYSDAEKEKALQFGNQLSGDEKALLFKNVLLGLPGSKINFTAEQILSLLENYAEINNQKLRENLIYFLSEVTPIAEKNQQKLAIHPDDPPFSVLGLPRIVSTEADLRAIFSAVPSTANGLCYCTGSLSADPKNNLEKIIDDFGDRIHFLHLRNTIRESETIFRESEHLNGDVKMEVIVEKLLLLMHKTKTSLPMRPDHGFLHRVDEETETYPGYSLNGRLKGLAELRGLEMGIGYKLNL, encoded by the coding sequence ATGCAGCAAACCATGCGTTGGTTTGGACCTCAAGACAACGTAAAACTTATCGATATTAAGCAAGCGGGCGCAACGGGAATTGTAACCGCATTGCATCAAATTCCTGTTGGTGAAACCTGGAGCATTGAAGCAATAAAAGAAAGACAGGAAATCATTCGCAATTATGGATTGGAATGGACTGTGGTTGAAAGTCTTCCTGTTCATGAAGAAATCAAACGAGCTTCGGGAGATTATTTGCAATATGTTGAAAATTACAAAATCAGTTTGCAAAATCTGGCGGAGTGTGGCATCAAAATCATAACCTACAATTTCATGCCGATTCTGGATTGGGTGCGAACGAATCATGATTTTATAAACGAAGACGGAAGCAAAGCTTTGCTGTACAATCAGGATGCCTTTACGTTTTTTGATGTTTTTCTTCTGAAAAGGCCGAATTCAGAAAACGATTATTCTGATGCTGAAAAAGAAAAAGCGTTACAGTTTGGAAATCAATTATCAGGAGATGAAAAAGCATTATTGTTTAAAAATGTTTTGTTGGGATTACCGGGAAGTAAAATCAATTTTACGGCAGAACAGATTTTGTCTCTTTTAGAAAATTATGCTGAAATCAACAATCAAAAACTAAGAGAAAACCTGATTTATTTTTTATCAGAAGTAACTCCGATTGCGGAGAAAAACCAACAAAAATTAGCGATTCATCCCGATGATCCGCCGTTTTCGGTTTTAGGACTTCCAAGAATTGTTTCAACAGAAGCTGATCTGAGAGCGATTTTTAGCGCCGTTCCATCAACAGCAAACGGATTGTGTTATTGTACAGGTTCATTAAGCGCCGATCCAAAGAACAATCTGGAAAAAATAATAGACGATTTCGGAGACCGAATTCACTTTTTACATCTGAGAAATACCATCCGCGAAAGCGAAACTATTTTTAGGGAATCAGAGCATTTAAACGGTGATGTCAAAATGGAAGTCATTGTTGAGAAATTATTGTTATTAATGCATAAAACCAAAACAAGCCTACCAATGCGCCCAGATCATGGTTTTCTGCATAGAGTTGATGAAGAAACCGAAACATATCCTGGTTATTCGTTGAATGGAAGATTAAAAGGTTTGGCAGAGTTACGAGGTTTGGAAATGGGAATTGGGTATAAATTGAATTTGTAA
- a CDS encoding SDR family NAD(P)-dependent oxidoreductase, with translation MSKKSAIVTGGNSGLGFATAKKLCDNGITTYIIGRSKEKTEEACKEIGENAIPVIFDLNDLKRIPAMIESITKNGSIDILVNNAGINMKKEIPDVTDEDFLSIIHTNLLSVFAVSREVVKNMKENGGGSIINISSMASQYGIPKVIAYSSSKGAIEAMTRAMATELAPSGIRVNCIAPGFIKTKMSSTALDNDPERKNKVLGRTPMGYLGEPSDIADAVYYFALSESKYTTGTVLPVDGGNSIGF, from the coding sequence ATGAGCAAAAAATCGGCAATAGTAACCGGAGGAAATTCGGGATTAGGTTTTGCAACGGCAAAAAAACTTTGTGATAACGGAATCACAACTTATATAATCGGTAGATCAAAAGAAAAAACAGAAGAAGCCTGCAAGGAAATTGGAGAAAATGCCATTCCGGTGATCTTTGATTTAAATGATTTGAAAAGAATTCCGGCAATGATTGAAAGTATTACCAAAAACGGTTCAATTGATATTTTGGTTAACAATGCCGGAATCAATATGAAAAAAGAAATTCCTGATGTAACCGATGAAGATTTTCTTTCGATAATTCACACCAATTTATTAAGTGTTTTTGCTGTGAGTAGAGAAGTTGTGAAAAATATGAAAGAAAACGGAGGCGGAAGCATTATTAACATCAGCTCGATGGCATCGCAATACGGAATCCCAAAAGTAATTGCGTATTCGTCAAGCAAAGGTGCCATAGAAGCCATGACACGTGCAATGGCAACAGAATTAGCACCTTCAGGAATACGTGTAAATTGCATTGCTCCTGGATTCATTAAAACAAAAATGTCATCAACGGCATTAGATAATGATCCGGAAAGAAAAAATAAAGTATTGGGAAGAACACCAATGGGATATTTGGGAGAGCCTTCAGATATTGCAGATGCGGTTTATTATTTCGCTTTAAGCGAATCAAAATATACTACGGGTACAGTTTTGCCTGTTGATGGAGGAAATAGTATAGGGTTTTAA
- a CDS encoding glycosyl hydrolase 115 family protein, which yields MCSKIKTSYLILLLFLIGLSTSSYAINPEKYLVNEVANENFPLVSNGKITSILVNDKDYSGVLKVTGHLENDLFNVSDLHSKRIKKISEAEDFVVIIGTLGKNEIIDQLAKEGKIDANQLKGKWEKFTTQIVENPFKGIKKALVIAGSDKRGTIYGIYDLSNQIGVSPWYYWADVPVKKQSELHVLPGIHSQGEPKVKYRGIFINDEAPSLTGWAFEKFGGFNSQFYDKVFELILRMKGNYLWPAMWGRMFYVEDPKNAVLADEYGIVMGTSHHEPLTRAHAEWGKEKGKWDFNTNSEALIQFWKDGIKRMGNKETIVTVGMRGDGDEPMTEGTAIELLENIVKTQRNIIAEVTQKPAEETPQMWALYKEVQDYYDKGMTVPDDITLLLCDDNWGNIRKLPELDSKPRKGGYGIYYHYDYVGGPRNYKWINTNQIERVWEQMDLAYQYGVDKIWIVNVGDIKPMEFPIEFFLDMAWNPEKFNAGNLEQYYSDWAKENFDNQFTGEIAQILKLYTKYNSRRKPELLDRKTYSVTNYNEADKVIADYQKLVKLAAIINEKLKPEYKDAFYQLVLFPVLASANLNELYVAQAKNYLYSEQWRLSANEYKEKVKELFEKDSELTNYYHTQLANGKWNHMMAQTHIGYDNWQQPDKNVIPGTRYLFHSTAVNQRIAVEGKEESFDGVLKNKIDLVDFSSLENNTSYIDLLNSGIKKYTFKIFCDHNWIQFSQSEGIVDTEQRILVNIDWKKAPKGITKSQFIVVANYQKFIIQLKTNNIKADKVHGFAENNGYISIEAQNYSKAINSDSIKWTTIPNLGKTASGVTLKPSHIHPIEISQQSPRLEYNVHFFSKGKMKVNAYFSPTINFKKGDGLKYGIAFDNEKPQIMNLNADASEKAWTESVANNIKIITSTHNIEKAGNHVLKIYGIDPALVLQKIVIETEEGKVLESYLGPPESFRKE from the coding sequence ATGTGTTCAAAAATTAAAACTTCATACCTAATCCTATTGCTTTTCCTAATCGGATTAAGTACAAGTTCGTATGCTATAAATCCGGAGAAATACTTGGTGAATGAGGTTGCTAATGAAAATTTCCCTTTAGTAAGTAATGGAAAAATAACTTCGATTTTGGTTAACGATAAAGATTATTCGGGAGTTTTAAAAGTAACAGGACATTTAGAAAATGATCTTTTTAACGTTTCCGATTTACATTCGAAGAGAATAAAAAAGATTTCAGAAGCAGAAGATTTTGTTGTCATTATAGGAACACTCGGAAAAAATGAAATCATCGATCAATTAGCCAAAGAAGGAAAAATTGATGCCAATCAGCTTAAGGGAAAATGGGAAAAATTTACCACGCAGATAGTTGAAAATCCGTTTAAAGGAATCAAAAAAGCCTTGGTAATTGCAGGTTCAGATAAACGCGGAACGATTTACGGAATCTACGATTTATCGAATCAAATTGGAGTTTCGCCTTGGTATTATTGGGCAGATGTTCCAGTTAAAAAACAATCAGAATTGCATGTTTTACCTGGAATTCATTCGCAGGGAGAGCCAAAAGTAAAATACAGAGGGATTTTTATAAATGATGAAGCTCCATCATTAACAGGCTGGGCATTTGAGAAATTTGGCGGTTTCAATTCACAATTCTATGATAAAGTTTTTGAATTGATTCTGCGAATGAAAGGCAACTATTTATGGCCGGCCATGTGGGGCAGAATGTTTTATGTTGAAGATCCGAAGAACGCAGTTTTGGCCGATGAATACGGAATCGTAATGGGAACTTCGCATCACGAACCGTTGACAAGAGCACACGCTGAATGGGGAAAAGAAAAAGGGAAATGGGATTTTAACACCAATTCTGAAGCTTTGATTCAATTCTGGAAAGACGGAATTAAAAGAATGGGAAACAAAGAAACCATTGTTACTGTTGGAATGCGTGGTGACGGTGACGAACCCATGACAGAAGGAACGGCAATTGAATTATTAGAAAATATTGTAAAAACGCAAAGAAATATTATTGCAGAAGTGACCCAAAAACCAGCAGAAGAAACTCCGCAAATGTGGGCACTTTATAAAGAAGTTCAGGATTATTATGACAAAGGCATGACGGTCCCTGATGATATTACGCTTTTGTTGTGTGATGACAACTGGGGAAATATCCGCAAACTTCCGGAATTAGATTCGAAACCTAGAAAAGGCGGTTACGGTATTTATTATCATTACGATTATGTGGGCGGACCAAGAAATTACAAATGGATTAACACCAATCAAATTGAAAGAGTTTGGGAACAAATGGATTTGGCTTATCAATACGGTGTCGATAAAATCTGGATTGTAAATGTGGGCGACATCAAACCAATGGAATTTCCAATAGAGTTTTTCCTGGACATGGCTTGGAATCCTGAAAAGTTCAATGCAGGAAATTTAGAACAGTATTATTCAGATTGGGCTAAAGAGAATTTTGACAACCAGTTTACAGGAGAAATTGCTCAGATTTTAAAATTATATACGAAATACAATTCCCGAAGAAAACCTGAATTATTGGATCGTAAAACCTACAGTGTCACTAATTATAATGAAGCTGACAAAGTTATAGCTGATTATCAAAAATTGGTCAAATTGGCTGCAATTATAAATGAGAAATTGAAGCCAGAATACAAAGATGCTTTTTATCAGTTGGTTTTGTTTCCTGTTTTGGCAAGCGCCAATTTAAACGAATTGTATGTGGCACAGGCTAAAAATTATTTATACTCAGAACAGTGGAGACTTTCTGCAAATGAATATAAAGAAAAAGTAAAAGAGTTATTTGAAAAAGATTCCGAACTCACGAATTATTATCATACGCAATTAGCCAATGGTAAATGGAATCATATGATGGCGCAGACGCATATTGGTTATGATAATTGGCAACAGCCGGATAAAAATGTGATTCCAGGCACGAGATATCTTTTTCATAGTACAGCAGTAAATCAGAGAATTGCTGTTGAAGGAAAAGAAGAATCTTTTGATGGAGTTCTTAAAAATAAAATAGATTTGGTGGATTTTTCATCATTAGAAAATAATACATCATACATCGATTTATTAAATTCTGGAATAAAAAAATATACATTTAAAATTTTTTGCGATCATAATTGGATTCAGTTTTCTCAATCTGAGGGTATAGTTGATACGGAACAAAGAATTTTAGTAAATATTGATTGGAAAAAAGCCCCAAAAGGAATAACTAAGAGTCAATTTATAGTTGTTGCTAATTATCAAAAATTTATTATTCAATTAAAAACTAATAATATTAAAGCTGATAAAGTTCATGGCTTTGCTGAAAACAACGGTTATATTTCGATAGAAGCTCAGAATTATTCAAAAGCAATAAATTCTGATTCAATAAAATGGACAACAATTCCAAATCTTGGAAAAACAGCATCCGGAGTAACTTTAAAACCTTCGCATATTCATCCGATAGAAATCTCACAACAATCTCCAAGATTAGAATACAACGTTCATTTTTTTAGCAAAGGAAAGATGAAAGTAAACGCTTATTTTTCGCCAACAATCAATTTTAAAAAGGGCGACGGATTAAAATACGGAATTGCCTTTGATAATGAGAAACCGCAAATCATGAACCTCAACGCAGATGCTTCAGAAAAAGCCTGGACAGAATCTGTTGCGAATAATATTAAAATCATAACATCGACACATAACATTGAAAAAGCAGGAAATCATGTTTTAAAAATTTATGGAATTGATCCAGCGCTTGTGCTTCAGAAAATTGTAATTGAAACCGAAGAAGGAAAGGTTTTGGAGTCGTATTTGGGCCCGCCGGAGAGTTTTAGGAAGGAATGA
- a CDS encoding endo-1,4-beta-xylanase gives MKCIKPYLFAVTALLTISCTSQKETASLKDAYKDDFYIGTALSADQIEEKDKKVDSLIRKEFNAITAENIMKSMYTHPQKDKYDFVLSDKFVAYGEKNKMFVHGHTLIWHSQLAPWMEKIADSTEMKAFMKDHITTIVSKYKGRINSWDVVNEALNDDGTLRKSVFLNTLGEKYLVDAFKLAEKADPKAQLYYNDYNIEEPAKRAGAIALIKKIKAEGGKVDGVGIQGHWRLQSPSLEEIEKSILEYSALGIKVAFTELDITVLPNPWDLKGADVNQKFEGNPKMNPYPEKLPDSVQTQLAERYASIFKLFLKHKDKISRVTFWGVHDGQSWLNDWPIKGRTNYPLPFDKELKHKPAYDSILKLKETKE, from the coding sequence ATGAAATGCATTAAACCTTATTTATTTGCCGTCACGGCTTTGCTGACTATAAGCTGTACGTCGCAAAAAGAAACTGCTTCGTTAAAAGATGCTTACAAAGATGATTTTTACATCGGAACTGCTTTAAGCGCTGATCAAATTGAAGAAAAAGACAAAAAAGTAGATTCTTTGATTCGAAAAGAATTTAATGCGATTACGGCCGAGAATATTATGAAATCCATGTATACGCATCCGCAGAAGGACAAATATGATTTTGTTTTGTCTGATAAATTTGTAGCCTATGGTGAGAAGAATAAAATGTTTGTTCATGGGCATACTTTAATTTGGCATAGTCAGCTGGCGCCTTGGATGGAAAAAATTGCCGACAGTACAGAAATGAAAGCGTTTATGAAAGATCATATTACAACCATCGTTTCTAAATACAAAGGTAGGATCAATTCGTGGGATGTGGTCAACGAAGCTTTAAATGACGATGGAACTTTGAGAAAATCAGTTTTTTTGAATACACTTGGTGAGAAATATTTGGTCGATGCTTTCAAACTGGCAGAAAAAGCCGATCCAAAAGCGCAGTTATATTACAATGATTATAATATCGAAGAACCAGCAAAAAGAGCAGGAGCTATTGCTTTAATCAAAAAAATAAAAGCTGAAGGCGGGAAAGTGGACGGAGTTGGCATTCAGGGACACTGGCGATTACAGAGTCCGTCATTAGAGGAAATTGAAAAAAGCATTTTAGAGTATTCTGCTTTAGGAATCAAAGTGGCTTTTACAGAATTGGACATCACGGTTTTGCCGAATCCATGGGATTTAAAAGGAGCAGATGTAAATCAGAAATTTGAAGGAAACCCTAAAATGAATCCGTATCCGGAAAAATTACCTGATTCCGTTCAGACACAATTAGCAGAACGTTATGCATCGATTTTTAAATTATTTTTAAAGCATAAAGACAAAATTAGCAGAGTTACGTTTTGGGGCGTTCATGACGGTCAATCCTGGCTAAACGATTGGCCGATAAAAGGAAGAACCAATTACCCGCTTCCGTTTGACAAGGAATTAAAACATAAACCAGCTTACGACAGCATCTTAAAGTTGAAAGAAACTAAAGAATAA